In Saccopteryx leptura isolate mSacLep1 chromosome 13, mSacLep1_pri_phased_curated, whole genome shotgun sequence, the DNA window GGGCCATTCCTTGCGCTTTTTTGGTGTTCCTGCCCCTTTTATTATGCCAGAGAGACGTCCTAGTCCTGTCACCTGTGGCAGGGGACGGGGAAGCTGCAGAGGACCTCTGCCCACTGACCGGAAATGCCAAGTGTGTGACACAACTACACcctcataaacatgggggtgtatttccaGGCTCTACTAGCCAAGGGACCGATCTCTTCACTGGCCACGGACGACTGTAGCTATTACGGTATTCCGAGGTTAAGAGAGGTTCATTAGAAGGTCGGTCTCTGGTGGAGCCCAACACTCGGAGTCCACACCCCAGTCCAGCCCGTCTCTGAATGTCTGAAGGACAAGGTCTAAAACGACTACACAGAGTACAGAGCACTAGCCTTTTCAGCTACAAGACTGAATTCTCTTTCTCCCTAATGGCTTTTCAGTTCACCTGCCTTGTTTTCCCAGTGTTAGCTGCAAGTGTAGAAGCCTTCGCTTCGGTTTTTAAAACTCATTTCCTTTCAGACTTGCACTGGCTAATGCTGCTCTGGGAATGTAAATACCAGTGGTAATAGtgttatcttttctttattttgacgTATTTGGAGGTGACCCTATAGTTTCTTCCCCCTTAACCTGTTACAATGAAGACTTAAATGAGCATTTCTAATCCTGACTCGAGAGCGAGCCCCCGGGGAGTGGTGGCACTGTCCTTTCCTGGGCTCCTCTGGATTTCTGCGTCACTGTTCATCAGAGAGACTCTGCCTGTGCGTCTTAATGTTCCCTTCGTCAGGTCTGGGTAGTCGTGCTCTGATAACTTCACAGGAAACACGTTGGGGAGCTTTTCTCTTCTTATGTGGGAACTGATTAAACAGCCCTCGATTGCCTGTTACTTAAAGGTTAGGACGCGCAGCACCGACCGTTACAAACGAGCTGCTGCGAGCTGCCCAGAGCAAGGAGACCTGTGGTTGGCTCAAGGATAACTGAGCATTCACCATGAAAAACAAATCAGTCAGCAGTCTGCAGGGTCCACAGGCACGTTATGCATAGTAACAAGTTCCTGCAGTTCCTACTTATTACCTTTTCCTGTCTTATTTCAAAAGAGGATTTAACTTCTGTGGAATCTCTCTGTACATTTAAGGAATTGGcatcctcagtctcctcatcctcTGGCAAGGCGAACGTCACCCTTTTCGAGGTTTCTTTATATTGCTTATTGTCTTCAGTTTCTTCAAGGTCATTCTCCTCATCCCTGTAACACCAGAAAACTTACAAAAGGAGAAACACCACTTTTcattaggaaaaacaaaacaaacaaaaagaaactttctGGTAGTTAAAACTTTTCTCCTTTCTACCCAGTGCAACTAAATATTCAGAACTTAAAAAGTCatttctgagccctggccggttggctcagtggtagagcattggcctggtgtgtggaagtcctgggtttgattcccagccaggcacacagtacaagcactcatctgcttctccacccctccccctctcctttctccctatctctctcttcccctcctgcagccaaggctcatgggagcaaagttggtccgggcactgaggatggctccatggcctctgcctaaggcattagaatggctctggttgcaacagagcaatgccccagatgggcagagcatcaccccctggtgggcatgccgggtgaatcctggttgggcgcatgcaggagtctgtctctctgcctctctccccacttctcacttcagaaaaacacacacacaaaaaaaaaaccccacaaaaaactaagaagaagaaaaaaagacatttcagtTATTAAGAAACAAGCCAGGGGTTTTGGTGAAATAGAGCAAAGAGTGTccaacacaaagaaaacaaattactCGTCCACCTATAACACAAGGTTATCTCACACAACTAACAGGTACTTTTATTggcataaaaaaaacaaaccaaagctGCTTGTAATAAAGGTCTGTCTACCACTGCACTAGGCACTCTCAAACGCCCTTTGAAGCTGACTTTCTTAGGGCTCTCTTGTGACTGTGTGATCTTGGAGACTTTGAATTTCTTAGGACAAACAGGCCTGACAACTGAGTATCCCTATGACTGGGCAGCTATGGCCTACATGTAAAGGATCATTCAAAACACTCACATTTCCgaaatgcttccttctccttcctcagcattttcttcctcttctttggcaattccttcctcttcctcatctGAACCCAGTTCTCCACCATGAGCACCTGCTATATCTTCATCACTTTCAACCGGGTCAAAATAATCTTTGTATTTCAGGTTTCTGGAACTTTTACCTGACTGAAACCaaagactttaaatttttttcattaaggaTAGAAAAAGGAATTAAATCATGCTTATTGCGTGCACTGAAGTATCATATATTCGGAAAACTGGCCAACTAATAACACTACTGTAAAACCCTAAGGACACCTGGACTGTAACACACTGAAAgtatagattctttttttgtatttttccgaagtgagaagcgaggaggcagtcagacagactcctgcatgcgcccaaccgggatccacccggcacgcccactagtgggcgatgctctgcccatctggggcgttgctctgttgcgaccagagccattctagcacctgaggcagaggccatggagccatcctcagcgcccgggccaactttgctccaatggagccgtggctgcgggaggggaagagagagacagagaggaaggagagggggaggggtggagaagcagatgggcgcttctcctgtgtgccctggccgggaatcgaacccgggactcccgcacgccaggccgacactctactgctgaaccaaccggtcagggcctgaaAGTATGGATGCTTTATAACATATTTGATAGAGCAGAGCATCCCTATTTCTGAATCTTCTAACTACAATTATTTCCAAAGTATCCCTGCCTAAATAAAGGATACAAATGCCTTCCTTTCACGAGGGTCTCTAGAGCTTGGTGAAAACACACATTTGAGGGAAAGTTCTGAGTAACTAAGGTGTGTGACTGTGGTCCTTTGCTTCAAGTATTCTGTGAGGAgcactccttcccctcctctcccaaaACTTTACCTTAAGTTTCTGACTTCCAAACAGCCCTCCCTCATCTGCGTCAGAACCAACATCTTCAAACAgagccacctcctcctcctcctcctcctcagcagCGTCTTTCcgttcctcttccttttccatgTTTTCTAAAAAGGTCTCCATTTCGGCAAGTTTGAAGAACCGGTCATCCACAATGGACTTTTCTCTGGGTTTCTTGGGCATTCTGTTCTGCACTTTGCTCTGCTGTTCCAGTTTGCCGATATCAAAGTCAAGGTCAGAATCCTCGTCACTGAAAACTGGGCTTTCCCTCAGGTCAGCTCTGCTCGAGGGTTCGGCCGTCCCCTCCCCCTCGAGGTCATCACCACTCAGGTCTGCTGCATCCTCCTCCTCCGCACCTTGTTCTGGGTCTGCCTGGCCGTTGGCCTCCATCTTCGAGCCACCCTGTTCAGACTCCTGGTCTTCACCTTCACCCTCCGGAAGAAGGCTGATGTCTTCATCCGCAATGGTTTCACTCATGGCGTTCTCAAAGTACCGTAATGCCGGCTCATTCTGCAATTCCAGTTGTTGCCAAATCTGCTCATCATCAAAACGGTCTATCACCAGTTTCTGTAAAGGACTCCCATGGACACTGCCATTCTCCAGTGCTTTACTAAAGTCGTAAAGTATTTTTGTTAAGGAAGTGAAGTTTGATGCCAATTTATCTTGAACCCTATtaagggagcaggggaggaaatTAGTTAAATGAGATTTATAATTACAGGTAACAATTTCACAGcactctgaaattaaaaaaagaccaaCTCTTGTGCAAAATCAAATATGACTGACATGTCCATTTTAAGTATAGATTCTGGTCCCCAAGAATGAACAGTCTTGCTGATGAGCCACCTTGATATATGTCACCAAGCATCTGAGTCTGCTGGAGGGTTTCAGGCAGGGAATCTGTTACAGATCAGTTTGCCTACAGCTACAGCGTAAATACCAACCTCACACTCTCAACTCCACTATGTTCTGTGCCACCCCATGCACGCAGCCAGCCCAAGGTCAACAGAGACAACCTCCCGGACCGAGGCTGTGACATCTGAAGTGAGAGCCACACACAGGGAGACAGTCccacaaaaatctggaaacatgCATTCTAGGTAGAAGAAACTGCAAGAATAAATTTcgcaaggccctggcctgttggctcagtggtagagcgtcagcctggcgtgcaggagtccggggttcgattcctggtcagggcacacaggagaagcgcccatctgcttctccacccctccccctctccttcctctctgtctctctcttcccctcccgcagccagggctccattggagcaaagttggcccaggtgctgaggatggctccatgacctctacctcgggcgctagagtggctctggttgcaacagagggacgccccagatgggcagagcatgccgggtggatcccggtcgggcacatgcaggagtctgttggactgcctccccatttccaatttcagaaaaataaaaattaaaaaattaaaaaaaaaatttctcaagaTGGAGCTGAGCTTGGTGAGTCGGAGGAACAGGAAGGCCAGCGTGGCTGGAGGGTGGTGAAGGAAGCAGAAGTAAGCTTAGGGAGGCAGGTGGGAGCCCGAACCAGCAAGGCTCAGGGTTAAGAGCTTGCTGTTTTCAGTGTGAAGAGAAGCCATCCCAAGGCTGTTAAGCAGCAGAGCAACATGATATaatctttggagaaaaaggaataaaaagcgGGTGATAAGGAGGTTGATGCAGCCTTCTAGGCAAAGGATGAGCAAGAACTGTGCTAAGACCAGTGGATATGCTGAGCAGTGGAATTTAGAATGCGGGCTGGAGTTAGGACGGACGGGATTTGCTCAAGAACAAGACGCAGAAttgaggaaaaggaaaacaaaagtagTAGCAGCTCGGTTATATGTCTGAATGACTGGGAGGGCAGAGGGGCTATTTACCAAAAGAGATAAGGCTGGCGGGGGAACATGAGGGAAGAActggggggggcagagcacagagggagTCAACAGAACCGACAGTTCAGTGGGAGCCTGTTTAATCTGAGATGTGGCGAGTGCACGGCTGTAGCTGCTGGGAGCCTGGAGCTGAAGGAGGAGGCGGGGTGTGAGACACAAACCTGAGAACCACACTCTCGCAGGTCATGAGTCCTTCGACAAAATATACACAAAGCGCTTAACGCTGGGAAGAGGGATGACAGACAGCCCCGATTATCCAGACGCTCGGCCCTGGGGGTGGCCAGACGACAAGCGACAAGTTCACGCTGTCAATCAAGTACGAGGACGCGCCGGCCAGAACTGGGTACTTTGGAAAATACGAGGCAGGAAATACCCGGGGTAGCAGGTGCGTTGAGACTCAATGGAGACCCGCACTGTGCAGCCTTTTAAAAACGTGTTTAAAGTTCTGATAGGCTAAGAGGGCGTACCCGATCTGcaatttttggggaaaaaagagatCCACGCTTCCCTTTCCATTCCCCCTACTCCATCCAGGGCTCTGCAGCCCGCGCCACGACAGACGTGGACGGAACCTCGTGCCCGGGCCCCGCGCACTCACGTGAGAAAGCTCTCCGGCCGGCCCGTGGCTTTCCCCACCTCGTCCAGACAGCGCTGCAGGGTCCGGCGACGCCACACCCGCGGTGCCATGGCCGTCCACGACCCGGCTTCTCAGCGCCGCATGCCCAGGAACAGGGGCGCCCGGAAATGCGTCACCAGAACGCGCCGCGCGCAACCGGCGGCGGCGAGGCAAAGGTTCCGCGGCGCACAGTTCCGGCCCCAGCCGCAGCCAATGGCAGCGCGAGAATCTCCCCGGCGCTTCCGCAGCGAACGGGGCGGGGAGCGGAAGTTCTCCAGACGTTCTGTTTTGTATTCCTGAGGGGCCCACAGTGGGTGACGCGCCCTCCTTTTGTGTCGGCTTCGGATGCATTAGGTTGCACGTTGTATTGTAGAGAAGAGCGGGCCCGCCCCCAGCTTCCGCCACTCACCACGCCCCCTCGCTTCGTAGGCCCCGCCTCCGGTCACGTTGTCACGCCCCTCGGCCGCGTCCTCGCGCCATCTGACGCACGGCGGCGTCGAGCCCGTCGGCCCCCAAGATGTCGCGCGTGCTGAGGGCCGCGGTGGCGAGCGCGGGAGGTGAATACCCGGCGCCGTCGGGGCTCGCCGGGGCCGCGGGAGGCGGGAGAGGCAGAGCGCCCGGACCCCCACGCTCTGCGTGCGGAGTGCGCTCCCAGCCGCCGCCCCACCTTGCGGCGGGTGGCCGGTGTCCTCCTGGGGCGCCCCGGTCAGCGCGAGGGAACACCCTGTCCTCGCTCCGGGCGTCTCCCGGCCCTGGACGGGGTGCGGGTGGCGCTGCCGTTGCCCGCGAGGCCTCCGGGAGGCGAGGGGAGCTGTCCGCGGGGCCGGGAGACAGGGACACGGGGACCAGCAGCAGGGCACGTCCTGCCGGACACGCCGCTGACCTCCGGGCGCTCGTGGGGGGCGGCTGTGTACGGAGGCGCGCGCTCCACCTGCTCTCGTCCAGACGGGCGGGAAAGGGACAAGCAGGCGCCCCTTTTCCGTCCCTTAAACAAAAGGTCGCATGGGATGAGCGGTGACACTGTCGCAGGCTTCCCGACCCCCCAACCCCGGCCCCTCCGCTCTGGCTTCCCAGCCTTCTTGGAGGGCAGCGGTCTCCCTCCAAGCGTGTCACATCCCCTACTCGGAAGGGAGCCCAGGTGGCGTGTCCCTGCGTCCCTCCCCAACGTGTGTGACTGGCCCTTGAGCTCAGAGCCTTCGGGACGGGTGCGAAGGGGTGACCCCGCGATAACATCAGATTTCTCTCCTAGAAAGCGCTCCATGCCACCCGTGTCACCGAAGTCCCCTGTCATGCCGAGCCGGTTCTTGACTGGTCCCTGTAGGCTTTCTTGCGCATCAGCCATGGCGAGTCCATTATCCGTGTAGATAGGTGATGGGTGTACACGAAAAAATACtccaggcagtccctgggttaccaGCAAGATAAGTTCTGCAGAGCTAGATTCAGCGACATAGGTGCTGTAAGTTTGAAAATGTTCGTGTATAgccacagaaaggtaaaaattagTATGTGAAACatctaagttgtatttaataggGTAGATAGATGGacttgttccaacttacatacaagtTACAGATAAGAACAAAGCTACGGAACCTATCTTGTTGGTAACCTGGGACTGCTGGTATAGATAAGCTGTACCTGGGCCAGGCACAGCTTGTTAGAATGCATCTCCTATTAACTAGTGATACTCAAGTTGTGCGAACAGCACGCCCTCCCAGACCCCCCTGCCTCTGCTTTGGTAAACTACAGGTCAGTGTCCGCGTACCGTTGCAGGTAgccctttgcaaaaaaaaaaaacacccaaaaagtCATTTTATTATCTCTCAGAAAGTCATCTCTTAGCAAGTAGTTATTGCTCATAGGACGTACACTAAAGATACCAAaacttgaggctcagagaagggtaAAGCATGTCAGAGGAATGACAAAACTAAACACAATGGTTTAACATTACCTTGGATATCAGACAGACCTGGGCATGAGGCCCAGCTTTGCCACCTAGTGTGACCTTGAAGAAAATGACTCGGTTGGGCTTGTTCTCCCTGTCTCTAAACGAGAAAAAGAATACTCTCAGGCTGTCAGAGTTACTGTGGGAAATGTTGCATAACTAACCGAGGAAGTAACCAATGGATCTGCACAGGAAAGAGGAGGTCAGGTCAGTGAGATGTTAATGCTCAGAGGTTCTGTCCACGGATTCTGGGTCCCAGCAGCAGGGAGAATGCCTTCCGACTGAGGCACATCTGGATTGCAGACGATAACCTGTTTCTAGGTTTTTGAAGGCAGAGTTGTTAGAAGTGTAGTTTCCACTTGACTTTGATATTCGAAGGCATTCCTAGGTTAAAATAATTGTCATGAGCAGTGTGAGTGAGTTAGGTAACTCATTTTAACTTGGAAATATTGTAAGTTGGCATTGCATTACTCTAAAGCTCATTGACCATATCCATGgtttttaatacaaatatattctGTATTGAGCTTTTGTTGCAAATTGCACATGTAGCAGGGATGCAGGGAAGGAAGGTATGAGCAGGTGGACCGGTGATTTTGCTGGTTGGCAACGTTTTTTTACATTCACTATCTCCATGCCCTTGAGATAGTGTCTTGGTCTTCATAGGTAACCCTGCATGCCACTCAACTAGCAAGCAAGCGTTGTATGCCATTAACAGTAAGAATGGCTGATTCACTGCACCCATTAGACATGTCGGGCactgtattatatttttttatatcaaataCCTAACTCTTAACACACTAGCAAGGTAGAGATTTAGTGGCAAGTACCAGGGTtttaaataaaagacaatagaatAACTATATATTAGACAGCACAGCTAGAGAAGACTAGGTATTTTTATGAACTGgactttcaggtgtacatttatatatgtgtgtcctGCATTGGAGTATACCAGAAGGACCACACAGTGAGGTCACATAAGAGGGCTGTGTCAAGCTATGATCACAAGGACCTTGAGCTATTTCGGTAGTGATACAGGCCGAGGCAGAGCAGAAGACCACGTCAGGCTGAACGTTTGCCTTCTGACCTCTGGTGCCTCAGGTCTGTCTCTGTGGCGCAGAGCACCAGGCACTGGTCAGTCCCTGCGGGGTACTCGAAACAAATGCCCATTGCATTTCGGATCGGAGTCTCCAAGCCCTGCGGGAACACGCTTGACCTCCACAGGAAACAGACCACGAGAGCAGCTTCAGGAGCAGGTGTCAGTCCTTCAGGGCCAGCAGGTCTCTCCCAGCGGCCAGCACAGGACAGGTCACCTCTGCACACCCCTCTGTGCCACAGTAGTAAGAACCCCGTCCCCTCCCCTGTTACTGAGGACAGATGGAACAGTGGGGGTGGCCCACTGCTCACGCGGTAAGCAGAGACAAAGGAGCATTCATTGAGCCTGAAAGAGGAAGAGCTATTCCCAGCACGAGGGGGTGGGTCTGGCCCAGGCTGGATGGGCTCTTTTTCTCAGCgaggatgtgggggggggggggtgaacaacTGCGTGCATGAGGCTGCCTCTCCCAACAAGCTTTGTG includes these proteins:
- the MPHOSPH10 gene encoding U3 small nucleolar ribonucleoprotein protein MPP10, whose protein sequence is MAPRVWRRRTLQRCLDEVGKATGRPESFLTVQDKLASNFTSLTKILYDFSKALENGSVHGSPLQKLVIDRFDDEQIWQQLELQNEPALRYFENAMSETIADEDISLLPEGEGEDQESEQGGSKMEANGQADPEQGAEEEDAADLSGDDLEGEGTAEPSSRADLRESPVFSDEDSDLDFDIGKLEQQSKVQNRMPKKPREKSIVDDRFFKLAEMETFLENMEKEEERKDAAEEEEEEEVALFEDVGSDADEGGLFGSQKLKSGKSSRNLKYKDYFDPVESDEDIAGAHGGELGSDEEEEGIAKEEEENAEEGEGSISEMDEENDLEETEDNKQYKETSKRVTFALPEDEETEDANSLNVQRDSTEVKSSFEIRQEKMNEKIASLEKELLEKKPWQLQGEVTAQKRPENSLLEETLHFDHAVRMAPVITEETTLQLEDIIKQRIRDQAWDDVVRKEKPKEDAYEYKKRLTLDHEKSKLSLAEIYEQEYIRLHQQKKEEEENPEHMEIQKLMDSLFLKLDALSNFYFIPKPPVPEMKVVSNLPAITMEEVAPVSVSNAALLAPEEVKEKNKAGDIKSGAEKTATDKKRERRKRKQRKRVKLKEKEKRRKLLEKAGVGQAGQLSRAAATETLKQLARTGRAALLKDEGKDKALKSSQAFFSKLQDQVKMQISDAKKTEKKKKRPDLSVHKLKL